The DNA segment GGCGGCGACCGGCCGGCGGTGGAGCGGTTCATGAAGGACTACTTCCGCCAGGCCGGCCGGGTGGTACGCCTCTCCGGCATGATCGTGATGCATTTCGACGAGCTGCTCCATCCCCCCCGCCTCGCCCGCCCCCGCCCGATCGGCGGGGGGCTGACCGAGCGCGACGAACGGATCGACATCGCCCACCAGGCGGTCTTCCGCGAGGAGCCGCTGCGGCTGATCGAGGTGTTCCATCTGGCTCAGCAGGGCCACCGCCGACTCAACTCCACCGTGCTGCGCCGCATCCGTGCCGACGTGTTGCTGATCGACGACGAGCTGCGGGCCGACCCCCGGGCCTACGCGCTCTTCCTGGCCATTCTGCGCCACGAGCGCAACGTCGCCTGGGCGCTCAAGGCGATGAACGACACCGGCGTGCTGGGCCGCTTCATCCCCGCCTTCCGCCGGGTCGTCGGGCTGGGGCAGTTCAACAACTACCACGCCTACACCGTCGACGAACACACCATCCGCACCGTCGGAGAGGCGCGCAACTTCTACCACCGGCTGCGCACCTGCCGCACGCCGCTGGCCTCGGAGGTGGCCGCCCGGCTGCCCCGGCCGGAGCTGCTCTACCTCGCGCTGCTCTTCCACGACATCGGCAAGGGAATGAGCGGCGACCACTCGGAAGAGGGGGCGCGCATCGCCGCCGACTTCTGCCGTCGCGCCGGGCTGGACGCCGCCGCCTGCGCGCTGGTCCCCTGGCTGGTCGCCCACCATCTGGACCTGGCGCGCACCTCCCAGCGCTACGACATCTCCGACCCGGAGGTGATCCACGCCTTCGCCGACCGGATGGAGCGGCGCGAACGGCTCGACTACCTCTACTGCCTCACCGTGGCCGACATCGCCGCCGTCGGCCCGCAGGTGTGGACGGCGTGGAAGGGGGCGCTGCTCGCCGAGCTCTACCAGGCCACCGCTCAAGTGCTGGTCGGCGACCGTATCGATGGCGAGGCGTGGCGGAAGCGGCTGGCCGAAGAGCGGAAGGGCGTGCTGGAACAGGCGACGGATGGGGCGCGTACGGCCGTCGCAGCCGGTTTGCGGCTGCTGCCCGATGCCATGGTACGGCAGTTGACCACGGAGCGGCTGCTGCAGGTGGCCCGCTTCCTCGGCGGGTGCCATGGCGCGGAGCGGGTGGAGACGGTGGTCGAGCGCGAATACGGCGGCACACTGGTCATGGTCCACAGCCGCAGCCGCAGCGGGCTGTTCGCCGCACTGGCCGGCGTGATCAGCGACTGCCACGCCTCGGTGGTCTCAGCCTGGGCCTTCGATCTCGACGACGGCCGCATCATCGACCTCTTCCTGGTTCAGACCATGGAGGGGGGGATGTTCGACCACCCCGGGGACCTGGAGCGTATGCGACGCAAGATCCTCGGGGTGCTCACCGCCGATCCGCTGCCCCGGCACCGGCCGCGCACCGACTGGAAGGTCGATGTGCTGATGCGCCAGGTGGAGCCGAAGGTCGCCCTGCTGCCCCGGGCATCGGCCCGCTTCACCGTGGTGGAGGTGACCGCCGCCGACCGCCCCGGGATCCTCGCCGACCTGGCCGCGGCGATCAACCGGGCGGAGATGCGCATCCACGGGGCACAGATCTCCACCTTCGGCGAGCGGCTGGTCGATGTCTTCTTCCTCGAACGGGCCGACGGCGCGCCATTCGACGAAGCGAGCCGCAGGAGGCTGTTCGATGCGCTCTACCGCGTGATCACGCTGCCACCGGAGGGGGATGCCGATGACACCTAAATGGTTCACCCGACTGTTGCCCAGCCGCTATGACGGATTCGTGCTGGCACTGGGCGGCGGCGGCGGGCGGGGGCTGGCCCACATCGGGGTGCTCGCCGCGCTGGAGGAGCGCCGACTGCGGCCTGATGCCATCATCGGGGTGAGCATCGGCGCCCTCTTCGGCGCCATGTACGCGCTCGAT comes from the Zetaproteobacteria bacterium genome and includes:
- the glnD gene encoding [protein-PII] uridylyltransferase, giving the protein MERVGEQVHPGIAPRHHRTVEPDPAVPLRKVDHYTPPRIDRWRDARENAPPVRLHPRTTVPFEPMPSPQPPAITAAEIRRRLDEDRAAIRRMFHEGAGGQEMAQALSDRTDILLCTLWRKLAPELIGKVELIAVGGFGRGELAPWSDIDLWFLFPADAGEEEMTRIQPFLYALWDAGLKIGYAVRTVRDCIAAMRENWQTATAVMEARLVFGRGALFDQLQEHVIKFFRRRRKAFVQAKLDEMDARHQKGGKTAFLMEPDIKEGIGGLRDIQTVFWLAKAWYGAAGGGNLISSGALSVRERQQLLAAQDFLWRCRIGLHLNQRRARDRLSFEQQMRLAEAMRYAGGDRPAVERFMKDYFRQAGRVVRLSGMIVMHFDELLHPPRLARPRPIGGGLTERDERIDIAHQAVFREEPLRLIEVFHLAQQGHRRLNSTVLRRIRADVLLIDDELRADPRAYALFLAILRHERNVAWALKAMNDTGVLGRFIPAFRRVVGLGQFNNYHAYTVDEHTIRTVGEARNFYHRLRTCRTPLASEVAARLPRPELLYLALLFHDIGKGMSGDHSEEGARIAADFCRRAGLDAAACALVPWLVAHHLDLARTSQRYDISDPEVIHAFADRMERRERLDYLYCLTVADIAAVGPQVWTAWKGALLAELYQATAQVLVGDRIDGEAWRKRLAEERKGVLEQATDGARTAVAAGLRLLPDAMVRQLTTERLLQVARFLGGCHGAERVETVVEREYGGTLVMVHSRSRSGLFAALAGVISDCHASVVSAWAFDLDDGRIIDLFLVQTMEGGMFDHPGDLERMRRKILGVLTADPLPRHRPRTDWKVDVLMRQVEPKVALLPRASARFTVVEVTAADRPGILADLAAAINRAEMRIHGAQISTFGERLVDVFFLERADGAPFDEASRRRLFDALYRVITLPPEGDADDT